The following are encoded in a window of Phaseolus vulgaris cultivar G19833 chromosome 3, P. vulgaris v2.0, whole genome shotgun sequence genomic DNA:
- the LOC137806647 gene encoding glycosyltransferase family 92 protein RCOM_0530710-like, with product MDSPHTKKKHKPKSIFLYFSFFLFFIFFFCSSNHSFYSSLPSSPITLPIPLHVHHRILFPDHLLLMLSNPKIIPSTQLHCVYHHTLLNASSNPLLLPLLSTDRYDEFRSIARCPLPPTNFSAVDLTWRRQVNHRDVQFPVRAKPHNWEKLAYEAFLDNNTVVVFVKGLNLRPHRVSDATLYQCHFGLPNGAFRLTAKAVSAAQEVVRCALPQSIWNSPDKGRGISVSVSDVRGGGVIPSVARIGRFEKQGRVKVKEKKFELCACTMVWNQAGALREWVMYHAWVGVERWFIYDNNSDDEIEAVVRELEEEGYNISRVTWPWVKSQEAGFSHCVLKAKEECKWVGLYDVDEFFYLNQMQQRNGLRSIVANFSSWNNSVAEIRTGCHSFGASGLTTHPKRGVGVGYTCRLRSPERHKSMVRPDLVDLSLLNVVHHFEVREGFESRNLPLSVAVINHYKYQVWERFKMKFLRRVATYVVDWKEEVNIGSKDRAPGLGTQPIEPPDWRFRFCEIWDTRLKDFLLSNFSNPQTSLLPWETSSQ from the coding sequence ATGGACTCACCCCACACCAAGAAGAAACACAAGCCAAAATCAATTTTCCTCTActtctccttcttcctcttcttcatcttcttcttctgctCCTCAAACCACTCCTTTTACTCCTCCCTCCCTTCCTCTCCTATCACCCTCCCAATACCCCTCCACGTGCACCACCGCATTCTCTTCCCCGATCACCTCCTTCTCATGCTCTCCAACCCCAAAATCATCCCTTCTACCCAACTCCACTGCGTCTACCACCACACCCTCCTCAACGCTTCATCCAATCCGCTTCTCCTCCCGCTTCTCTCCACGGACCGCTACGATGAATTCCGCTCCATAGCGCGCTGCCCGCTTCCCCCTACAAATTTCTCCGCCGTCGATTTGACCTGGCGCCGCCAGGTCAACCACCGGGACGTCCAGTTCCCGGTGAGAGCAAAGCCTCACAATTGGGAGAAGCTAGCGTACGAGGCCTTTCTAGACAACAACACCGTGGTGGTGTTCGTTAAAGGGCTAAACCTCCGGCCGCACAGGGTTTCCGACGCGACCTTATACCAGTGCCACTTCGGTCTTCCAAACGGTGCGTTTCGGTTAACCGCGAAAGCGGTCTCGGCGGCTCAGGAAGTGGTGCGGTGCGCGTTGCCGCAGAGTATCTGGAACAGCCCCGACAAGGGCCGCGGAATAAGCGTGAGCGTGAGTGACGTGCGCGGCGGCGGCGTGATCCCGTCCGTGGCGAGAATTGGCCGGTTTGAAAAACAGGGGAGAgtgaaggtgaaggagaagaagtTTGAATTGTGCGCGTGCACGATGGTGTGGAACCAGGCAGGTGCCTTGCGCGAGTGGGTTATGTACCACGCGTGGGTGGGCGTGGAGCGGTGGTTTATTTACGATAACAACAGCGACGACGAGATTGAGGCGGTGGTGAGagagcttgaagaggaaggttACAATATTAGCAGAGTTACATGGCCTTGGGTTAAAAGCCAAGAAGCAGGGTTTTCGCATTGTGTATTGAAAGCCAAAGAGGAATGCAAGTGGGTGGGGTTGTATGACGTGGACGAGTTTTTCTACTTGAACCAAATGCAACAACGGAACGGTCTGAGATCAATCGTGGCCAATTTCTCGTCGTGGAACAACTCCGTTGCCGAGATTAGGACAGGGTGTCATAGTTTCGGAGCCTCCGGATTAACGACGCACCCTAAACGGGGAGTGGGCGTAGGGTACACATGCCGTCTGAGGAGTCCGGAAAGACACAAGTCAATGGTGCGACCTGATTTGGTTGACCTTAGTCTTCTGAACGTGGTGCATCATTTTGAAGTGAGGGAAGGGTTTGAATCGCGTAACTTACCTCTTTCTGTTGCGGTTATAAATCACTATAAGTACCAAGTGTGGGAGAGGTTTAAGATGAAGTTCTTGAGAAGGGTTGCGACCTATGTTGTGGATTGGAAGGAGGAGGTGAACATTGGATCCAAGGACAGGGCTCCAGGACTCGGAACACAACCCATTGAACCACCTGATTGGAGATTCAGATTTTGTGAAATCTGGGACACTCGTCTTAAGGACTTTCTTCTTTCTAATTTTTCTAATCCCCAAACATCCCTCTTGCCCTGGGAAACCTCTTCTCAATAG